One Glycine max cultivar Williams 82 chromosome 6, Glycine_max_v4.0, whole genome shotgun sequence DNA segment encodes these proteins:
- the LOC102664008 gene encoding uncharacterized protein, with amino-acid sequence MPSFWNSVVYTLKVMAPLVKVLRLVDGERKPAMGYIYEAMDKAKETIIKSFNNNESKYKDVFAIIDKRWNCQLHRPLHAAAHFLNPEFFYDNTDLEFDFEVSNGLFECIKKLIPQFDVQQKILTELHLYKIGADHFGSDFAMAQRKTHSPTYWWRMFGSQTPNLQKLAIKILSLTCSASGCERNWSVFEQIHSKKRNRLEHKRLHDLVFVKYNQQLKQRYNARDEIDPISLNDIDVCNEWLVGEMDQDDDNDAGNDLVFEDDDALNWATVYQASGVGECRMYTRRKKQKTSVAAAQTSKKQAMIVGSSSRKQKAVQENDEDLDVEENIDVESEKEEIMVNFEASDGEEGDAPLPYDNNEDDYVGIGEDD; translated from the exons ATGCCTTCTTTTTGGAATAGTGTGGTTTACACTCTTAAAGTCATGGCTCCACTTGTGAAAGTGCTTCGTCTTGTGGATGGTGAAAGGAAACCAGCCATGGGCTATATTTATGAAGCAATGGACAAggcaaaagaaacaattatcaAGTCTTTCAACAACAATGAAAGCAAGTACAAAGATGTGTTTGCAATCATTGATAAAAGATGGAATTGTCAGCTTCATAGGCCATTGCATGCAGCTGCCCACTTCTTAAATCCAGAGTTCTTTTATGACAACACTGacttggagtttgattttgaggtCAGCAATGGTTTGTTTGAGTGCATTAAGAAGTTGATTCCACAATTTGATGTGCAACAAAAAATTCTAACCGAGTTGCATCTTTACAAGATTGGTGCTGACCACTTTGGTTCCGACTTTGCAATGgctcaaaggaaaacccattctcCTA CATATTGGTGGCGAATGTTTGGGTCACAAACTCCAAATTTGCAGAAGCTAGCTATTAAGATTTTGAGTTTGACTTGCAGTGCTTCAGGATGTGAAAGAAATTGGAGTGTGTTTGAGCAA attcattccaaaaaaagaaataggctTGAGCACAAGAGGTTGCATGATTTGGTGTTTGTCAAATACAACCAACAATTGAAGCAAAGATATAATGCAagagatgaaattgatccaatttCTCTTAATGATATTGATGTATGCAATGAATGGCTCGTGGGAGAGATGGAtcaagatgatgataatgatgctggaaatgatttggtatttgaagatgatgatgctcTAAATTGGGCAACTGTGTATCAGGCTTCGGGGGTTGGAGAGTGTAGGATGTATACTAGGcgaaaaaagcaaaaaacaagTGTTGCTGCTGCCCAAACTTCTAAAAAACAGGCAATGATTGTTGGATCTTCATCAAGGAAGCAAAAAGCAGTCCAAGAAAATGATGAGGATCTAGATGTTGAGGAGAATATTGATGTTGAAtctgaaaaagaagaaatcatGGTCAATTTTGAGGCGTCTGATGGGGAAGAGGGAGATGCTCCATTACCATATGATAACAACGAAGATGATTATGTTGGGATTGGAGAAGATGATTAG